The nucleotide sequence CACCGTGTGCTGGCCGTGGGCGACGAGACCGCCGTCCCCGCCCTGGTGTCCGTGGCGGAGGAGCTCGCGGACCCGTTCGGCGGGTTCGACGGCGAGGCGGACCTCGTGCTCGAGCTGCCCCACGACGGTCAGGCCGCCGACCTCATCGCCGAGCGCCTGGCCGTCCCCGAGCCGTGGGACTGGCGGGCCGTGACGGAGCTGGCGGACCGGGGCCGCGTGCGCCTGCACGTGGGCCGCCGGGCGCCGGGGGCGCCGTCGGGGTCCTGGGCGCACGCCCGCCTCGCCGCCCTGCTGGGCGTGGACCCCGACGACGCCGGCGGGCCGGTCGCGCCGCCCGCGGCCTCCGTCGAGCGCGAGTGGACCGTCGCCGCCCTCGAGGCCGACGAACGGCCCGAGGCCTACGTGTTCCTCGCAGGGGAGTCCGCGATGGTGCGCGCCCTGCGCCGGCTCAGCGTGGGCCCCGGCGGCGTGCCGAAGAAGCACGTCTCCTTCATGGGCTACTGGCGGGAGGGCCAGGCGGAGAGCTGAGGAGTGGGGTGGCGGTCGCGCGCCGCTCCGCCCTCGCACCGGCGGCGGGCTCTCCCTACTGTGGAAGTCCAGCACCCGATCGAACCGAAGGAGAGATCCCCATGACCCGCACCGTGATCATCGGCGGCCACGGCAAGGTGGCCCTGCTCGCCGCACCTCTGCTGGCGGAGG is from Micrococcus luteus NCTC 2665 and encodes:
- a CDS encoding siderophore-interacting protein, encoding MSADGMIVAHTRVVSVEQPCRGFRRIVLAGPDLEAASGDLLGLLPPGVADLHALYRGARPRRDAYVKLLIPPPGGTSADPDLSAGFRAGFLAIPEEERGWMRTYTVRSAGLVRLDGRQVPSLTVDVVLHGDPDDPADPHQGPGLRWARAVQAGDAVNVLVPSAEAPTWSGWRQTGAHRVLAVGDETAVPALVSVAEELADPFGGFDGEADLVLELPHDGQAADLIAERLAVPEPWDWRAVTELADRGRVRLHVGRRAPGAPSGSWAHARLAALLGVDPDDAGGPVAPPAASVEREWTVAALEADERPEAYVFLAGESAMVRALRRLSVGPGGVPKKHVSFMGYWREGQAES